From one Gossypium hirsutum isolate 1008001.06 chromosome D08, Gossypium_hirsutum_v2.1, whole genome shotgun sequence genomic stretch:
- the LOC107900886 gene encoding uncharacterized protein — MALNNKLKTLETRIGNGRAESEPDSEEDLEELQTDVKEMAEKILEYRATIPDQLKTTLDSIFSTQRPDLPRIDDGSEPGPSAQNNADSKEMNSDAEQRAEERIRSLKDKISSNISAMPVVLKRMKVCISRIEKLESCNDIIHPALKKRKLVDPMKLYFHN; from the exons ATGGCTCTAAACAACAAGCTCAAAACCCTAGAGACCCGCATTGGCAATGGACGGGCCGAATCGGAACCCGACTCCGAAGAGGACTTGGAGGAGCTGCAGACAGATGTGAAGGAAATGGCAGAGAAGATTCTAGAATATAGAGCTACTATTCCAGATCAGCTTAAGACGACTCTCGATTCAATTTTTTCCACTCAAAGACCCGATTTGCCCCGCATTGATGATGGGTCGGAGCCTGGACCTTCAGCACAAAATAATGCAG atTCAAAAGAGATGAACTCAGATGCCGAACAAAGGGCGGAAGAGAGGATACGATCACTTAAAGACAAAATTTCGAGCAACATTTCAGCAATGCCGGTTGTTTTGAAAAGGATGAAAGTTTGCATTTCCAGGATTGAGAAGCTAGAGTCTTGCAATGACATTATACATCCTGctttgaaaaagagaaaattagttGATCCAATGaagctttattttcataattGA
- the LOC107900887 gene encoding uncharacterized protein — MNPQADKLVRRITMVATVTASYFLLTADYGPEPNVLDPIKKSILSAQSSLKEFITGSSREEHQGSSQSSNNNAKEHP; from the exons ATGAATCCCCAAGCAGACAAGTTGGTGAGGAGGATCACCATGGTGGCTACTGTCACTGCCTCTTATTTCCTTTTAACCGCTGACTATGGCCCTGAACCTAATGTGCTCGACCCT ATCAAGAAGAGCATACTATCAGCACAAAGTTCTCTGAAAGAGTTTATCACGGGATCATCAAGGGAAGAACATCAAGGAAGTTCGCAGAGTTCCAACAACAACGCTAAAGAACACCCGTAG
- the LOC107900885 gene encoding uncharacterized protein, with amino-acid sequence MSIACCCPVLECVYCLACARWAWQKCLYTAGHESEHWGLATVEEFEPVPRLCRLILAVYEDDLHNPLWAPPGGYGINPDWVFLRRNDQETEGRAPPYMIYLDHENADIVFAVRGLNLAKESDYAVLLDNKLGQTKFDGGYVHNGLLKAAEWVFDAECEVLRELLKKNPSYTLTFAGHSLGAGLVALLVMVAVQNRSKLGITERNRFRCYAIAPARCMSLNLAVRYADVINSVVLQDDFLPRTTTALEDVFKSLFCLPCLLCLMCLKDTCTMEEKMLKDPRRLYAPGRLYHIVERRPCRIGRFPPVVRTAVPVDGRFEHIVLSCNATSDHAIIWIERESQRALDLMVEKDGVMRVPAKQKMVRHVSLAREHSEEHKAALQRAVALDIPQAYSPSTYGTFHEMEGAGSSGGSSERGF; translated from the exons ATGTCAATCGCCTGTTGCTGTCCCGTCCTTGAATGTGTCTACTGTTTAGCCTGTGCTCGTTGGGCATGGCAGAAATGTCTATACACTGCTGGCCATGAAAGCGAGCACTGGGGTTTAGCCACAGTGGAAGAATTTGAGCCAGTCCCACGCCTTTGTCGTTTAATTCTAGCTGTTTATGAAGATGATCTCCATAACCCTCTTTGGGCACCCCCTGGAGGTTATGGCATTAACCCTGATTGGGTTTTCTTAAGAAGAAATGATCAAGAAACTGAAGGCCGAGCTCCACCTTACATGATTTATTTAGATCATGAAAATGCTGATATTGTGTTTGCTGTTAGGGGACTTAACTTAGCCAAGGAAAGTGATTATGCTGTTTTGCTTGATAACAAACTGGGGCAGACCAAATTTGATGGTGGATATGTCCACAACGGGTTATTGAAAGCCGCCGAGTGGGTTTTTGATGCCGAGTGTGAGGTTTTAAGGGAATTACTTAAGAAGAATCCTAGCTACACTTTGACATTTGCAGGTCATTCCCTTGGAGCAGGCTTGGTGGCCTTGTTGGTGATGGTTGCCGTTCAAAATCGTAGCAAACTGGGAATCACAGAGAGGAACCGGTTTAGATGCTACGCCATTGCTCCCGCTCGGTGTATGTCGCTCAATTTGGCGGTTCGATATGCAGATGTAATCAATTCAGTAGTGCTTCAG GATGATTTTTTACCTCGAACAACCACTGCGTTGGAAGATGTTTTCAAATCACTCTTCTG TTTACCGTGTCTTTTGTGCCTAATGTGCTTGAAAGACACTTGCACCATGGAGGAGAAGATGCTGAAAGATCCGAGGCGGCTGTATGCACCTGGACGCCTGTACCACATTGTTGAAAGAAGACCCTGCAG GATAGGAAGATTTCCCCCTGTGGTGAGGACTGCAGTTCCTGTGGATGGGAGGTTTGAGCATATAGTTCTTTCCTGCAATGCAACCTCTGATCATGCTATTATTTGGATAGAAAGAGAGTCCCAAAGAGCTCTTGAT TTGATGGTGGAGAAAGATGGGGTAATGCGGGTTCCTGCAAAGCAGAAAATGGTACGGCATGTGTCTCTTGCTCGAGAACACAGTGAAGAGCACAAGGCAGCTCTTCAGAGGGCAGTTGCTTTGGATATCCCACAGGCTTACTCGCCTTCCACGTATGGAACATTCCATGAAATGGAAGGAGCCGGATCTTCTGGTGGATCAAGTGAGAGAGGCTTCTGA